The following proteins come from a genomic window of Achromobacter sp. AONIH1:
- the trbB gene encoding P-type conjugative transfer ATPase TrbB, with protein sequence MSAVPQIPPESRSSAAASQDRRIQMLRTAMGPLIAAALEDPDVVEIMLNPDRTLWVDRLSSGRSPLGVEMPEADGERIIRLVAAHVGAEVHRGQPLLTAELPETGERFEGILPPAAPGPAFALRKRAVSIIGLDRYVADGILTAGQAEFLRRAVRERQNILIAGGTSTGKTTLANALLAEIAATGDRVLVLEDTIELQCAARDHVPLRTRAGVVTMTELVRATMRLRPDRVIVGEVRGGEALDLVKVWGTGHPGGIATIHAGSALGALLRLEQLILEVAVNPPRALIAEAVNVVIHIAGRGRKRHVETISRVVGFDGAGYRLTDALETPFPELPPVPLAAAAAAPSSTPDQPGELP encoded by the coding sequence ATGAGTGCCGTTCCGCAGATTCCGCCTGAATCTCGCTCATCCGCCGCGGCGTCCCAGGATCGCCGCATCCAGATGCTGCGCACGGCGATGGGGCCGCTGATCGCCGCTGCGCTCGAAGATCCGGATGTTGTGGAAATCATGCTCAACCCCGATCGCACCCTGTGGGTGGATCGGCTGTCGTCGGGTCGCTCGCCGCTGGGCGTGGAGATGCCCGAGGCCGATGGTGAACGCATCATCCGCCTGGTCGCCGCGCATGTCGGCGCGGAGGTGCATCGCGGCCAGCCGCTCTTGACCGCCGAGTTGCCGGAAACCGGCGAGCGTTTCGAGGGCATCCTGCCTCCGGCCGCCCCGGGGCCAGCCTTCGCGCTACGCAAGCGGGCCGTGAGCATCATCGGCCTGGATCGCTACGTGGCCGACGGCATCCTGACCGCCGGGCAGGCCGAGTTCCTGCGCCGCGCCGTGCGCGAGCGGCAGAACATCCTGATCGCCGGCGGCACCAGCACCGGCAAGACCACGCTGGCGAACGCGCTGCTGGCCGAGATCGCCGCCACAGGCGACCGCGTGCTGGTGCTCGAAGACACCATCGAGCTGCAATGCGCGGCCCGCGACCATGTGCCGCTGCGCACCCGCGCCGGCGTCGTCACAATGACCGAGCTGGTGCGGGCCACGATGCGCCTGCGGCCTGACCGCGTGATCGTCGGCGAAGTGCGTGGCGGCGAAGCCCTGGACTTGGTGAAGGTCTGGGGCACCGGCCACCCCGGCGGCATTGCCACCATCCATGCCGGCTCCGCCTTGGGCGCACTGCTGCGTCTGGAGCAACTGATCCTCGAAGTGGCAGTGAATCCGCCCCGCGCCCTGATCGCCGAGGCGGTCAACGTGGTGATTCACATCGCAGGCCGTGGCCGCAAACGTCACGTCGAAACCATCTCCCGTGTCGTCGGCTTCGACGGTGCGGGCTATCGCCTGACAGATGCGCTGGAAACGCCGTTTCCCGAGCTGCCGCCGGTTCCTCTTGCAGCCGCTGCCGCTGCGCCTTCCTCGACCCCTGACCAACCTGGAGAACTGCCATGA
- a CDS encoding ribbon-helix-helix protein, CopG family: protein MSQYRLNLFIQPEHAKRLDELAAKKGVSKSSIVAAALASWLSPDAGDQREAAIAKRLDRLSRQTERMERDQNIQIETLALFIRYFLTISTPVPEAHKDAARAQGKARFEQFVEQLGRHLLRGRSLVRDVVEELHPDPMRMDDAAAMASADERAAERAS from the coding sequence ATGAGCCAATACCGCCTCAATCTTTTCATCCAGCCCGAGCACGCCAAGCGCCTGGATGAACTTGCCGCCAAGAAAGGCGTGTCCAAGTCCTCCATCGTCGCAGCGGCCTTGGCGTCCTGGCTGTCACCCGATGCGGGCGACCAGCGTGAGGCCGCCATTGCCAAGCGGCTGGATCGACTGTCGCGGCAGACCGAACGCATGGAGCGCGACCAGAACATCCAGATCGAAACGCTGGCGCTGTTCATCCGCTATTTCTTGACCATCAGCACGCCGGTGCCAGAAGCCCACAAGGACGCGGCCCGCGCCCAGGGCAAAGCGCGCTTCGAGCAGTTCGTCGAGCAGTTGGGTCGCCACCTGCTGCGTGGCCGCAGTCTGGTGCGCGACGTGGTGGAGGAACTGCACCCCGATCCGATGCGGATGGATGACGCAGCAGCGATGGCGTCCGCCGATGAGCGAGCTGCAGAGCGTGCGTCATGA